From Gouania willdenowi chromosome 18, fGouWil2.1, whole genome shotgun sequence, one genomic window encodes:
- the LOC114480222 gene encoding uncharacterized protein LOC114480222, which yields MISEIFDFEDRAESCQSGSFVFDHQCLSPDSPLPQFTVSEPTLFGIKYRSTSPQSVYSEEDLETDLCLPWLFEDRAESPDTHAFIEDSRPLSPDSPLPEFTWQIQESFMLHSSVRSLSPESVLSDLEMELSSLLTCEDRCSSPDSDSSLNANESLSPDSPVPDFCKGLSEVYSFVACQSSSPASEASDIEFAPLISQIFDFEDRAESCQSELFEFGHQCLSPDSPLPQFTVSAPTVLSVRCTSPQSVYSEEDFETDLCLPWLFEERAESPDGYTLIKEFRPISPDTPIPECTWMLQESFSSLYAQRSSSPESVLSDLEMELSSLVSFEDRCSSPDSDPSLNVNGKLSPDSPVPAFYEGLNEVYSSVVCQSSSPVSEASDLEFAPMIEIFDFEDRAESCQSGSFVFDHQCLSPDSPLPQFTVSEPTLFGIKYRSTSPQSVYSEEDLETDLCLPWLFEDRAESPDAHAFIEDARLLSPDSPIPDFTWQIQESFMLHSSVRSLSPESVLSDLEMELSTLVSLEDRSSSPDSDPSLNVNGKLSPDSPVPHFYESLSEVYSSVACQSSSPVSEASDLDLSPSISQISDFEDRAESCQSGSFEFDHQCLSPDSPLPQFTVSEPTLFGIKYRSTSPQSVYSEEDLETDLCLPWLFEDRAESPDTHAFIEDSRLLSPDSPIPEFTWQIQESFMLHSSVRSLSPESVLSDLEMELSSLLTCEDRCSSPDSDPSLNANESLSPDSPVPDFCKGLSEVYSFVACQSSSPVSEASDLDFSPSISQIFDFEDRAESCQSGSFEFDHQCLSPDSPLPQFTVSEPTLFGIKYRSTSPQSVYSEEDLETDLCLPWLFEDRAESPDAHAFIEDARLRSPDSPILEFTWQIQESFMLHSSVRSLSPESVLSDLEMELSSLLTCEDRCSSPDSDPSFNANGKLSPDSPVPHFYEGLSEVYSSVACQSSSPVSEASDLEFAPMISQIFDFEDGTESRHSGISDDSCVSPDSPLPQFTSDVPTVINYRSITPDSVDSNDDIETYFYGPCFFEARAESPDSAAINDTFRCLSPDSPIPEFTLFQSVPSYVDLRSSSYESLVSDIEMDYSLSPVSESRPFSPESVESGEQSADSPIPDFVPALFTETTFGERSTSVESTWSDDEYIFICIGSLGNDHRTFSPASADESEKLPPESPIPDYTSAIHDHVVVNIGYHSPSPDSIDSDIEYALGEILISKYFGVEDRRDSMEAEVEFIERTESVDSISEYIPMSPTALMQLEKIKSESPESTQSLDETKRLSPDSPLPWFTQNIFEQVETNYDSLSPQSLLSDEECDSTYCALIDMDKRASSPQSEILDEARQPLAPNSSIPDFTKTFGENVISFGVKSPTDNSSPSSSDFCPEEILSSPKADESAFLEELIPNPFLNEFEHSDATEASTMSTASKTELLSSEELAVMVAEYNLVYDAELWKLISQIRDPLYAGETFRSKTGFMQFVGSTIEYESALQENEEKERHLQDYTHEGTSTEKPVAVLDSDLPRPITEELPAPYRVKEYTFETQASADEWVILPALEDDYTSFSPESSLDYTLMPQILGLGEERASSPESVQSINAFRRLSPDSPIPEFLTTLPRCVKYMRSTSSSPETVSPDLDVTQHLHFRSLSPGILCEKDQDDQSLPKYRVMSFEPDMWMAEKRASSPESAPEYNGNRSLSPDSPIPHFTLSLQDSTATYGSLSPESQGSDSECELIVTSWSNRPSSPESISSVTEFRPLLPDSPVPEFMRILSSYFM from the coding sequence ATGATATCAGAGATATTTGATTTTGAGGATCGAGCAGAATCATGCCAATCTGGATCATTTGTGTTTGATCATCAATGTCTTTCCCCAGACTCTCCATTACCACAGTTTACTGTGAGTGAACCCACTTTATTTGGTATTAAATACAGATCCACGTCACCTCAGTCAGTGTATTCAGAAGAGGATTTGGAGACAGATTTGTGTCTCCCTTGGCTTTTTGAAGACAGAGCAGAATCTCCTGATACACATGCATTTATAGAGGACTCCAGACCTCTTTCACCTGACTCACCCCTTCCTGAATTCACATGGCAAATACAAGAGTCTTTTATGTTACACTCTTCTGTAAGATCACTGTCTCCAGAATCAGTTTTGTCTGATTTAGAAATGGAATTGTCCTCTCTTTTAACTTGTGAGGACCGCTGCTCCTctcctgattctgattcatcTTTAAATGCTAATGAAAGTCTGTCTCCAGACTCCCCTGTACCTGACTTCTGCAAGGGTTTGAGTGAAGTATATTCTTTTGTTGCATGCCAGTCTTCATCCCCTGCATCGGAAGCTTCAGATATAGAATTTGCCCCGTTGATATCACAGATATTTGATTTTGAGGATCGAGCAGAATCATGCCAATCAGAGTTATTTGAATTTGGTCATCAATGCCTGTCCCCAGACTCTCCATTACCACAGTTTACTGTGAGTGCACCTACAGTATTGAGTGTTAGATGCACATCACCTCAGTCAGTGTATTCAGAGGAAGATTTCGAAACAGATTTGTGTCTCCCTTGGCTTTTTGAAGAAAGAGCAGAATCCCCAGATGGATATACATTGATAAAGGAATTCAGACCTATTTCACCAGACACACCCATTCCTGAATGTACATGGATGCTGCAAGagtcattttcatcactttatgCTCAACGATCATCTTCACCTGAATCAGTTTTGTCAGATTTAGAAATGGAATTGTCCTCTCTTGTAAGTTTCGAGGACCGCTGCTCCTCTCCTGATTCTgatccatctttaaatgttaatgGAAAACTGTCTCCTGATTCCCCTGTACCTGCTTTCTATGAGGGTTTAAATGAAGTATATTCTTCTGTTGTATGCCAGTCTTCATCCCCTGTATCAGAAGCTTCAGATTTAGAATTTGCTCCAATGATAGAGATTTTTGATTTTGAGGATCGAGCAGAATCATGCCAATCTGGATCATTTGTGTTTGATCATCAATGTCTTTCCCCAGACTCTCCATTACCACAGTTTACTGTGAGTGAACCCACTTTATTTGGTATTAAATACAGATCCACGTCACCTCAGTCAGTGTATTCAGAAGAGGATTTGGAGACAGATTTGTGTCTCCCTTGGCTTTTTGAAGACAGAGCAGAATCTCCTGATGCACATGCATTTATAGAGGACGCCAGACTTCTTTCACCTGACTCACCCATTCCTGACTTTACATGGCAAATACAAGAGTCTTTTATGTTACACTCTTCTGTAAGATCACTGTCACCTGAATCAGTTTTGTCAGATTTAGAAATGGAATTGTCCACTCTTGTAAGTTTGGAGGACCGCTCCTCCTCTCCTGATTCTgatccatctttaaatgttaatgGAAAACTGTCTCCAGACTCCCCAGTACCTCATTTCTATGAGAGTTTGAGTGAAGTATATTCTTCTGTTGCATGCCAGTCTTCATCGCCTGTATCAGAAGCTTCAGATTTAGATCTTTCCCCATCAATATCACAGATATCTGATTTTGAGGATCGAGCAGAATCATGCCAATCTGGATCATTTGAGTTTGATCATCAATGTCTTTCCCCAGACTCTCCATTACCACAGTTTACTGTGAGTGAACCCACTTTATTTGGTATTAAATACAGATCCACATCACCTCAGTCAGTGTATTCAGAAGAGGATTTGGAGACAGATTTGTGTCTCCCTTGGCTTTTTGAAGACAGAGCAGAATCTCCTGATACACATGCATTTATAGAGGACTCCAGACTTCTTTCACCTGACTCACCCATTCCTGAATTCACATGGCAAATACAAGAGTCTTTTATGTTACACTCTTCTGTAAGATCACTGTCTCCAGAATCAGTTTTGTCAGATTTAGAAATGGAATTGTCCTCTCTTTTAACTTGTGAGGACCGCTGCTCCTCTCCTGATTCTGATCCATCTTTAAATGCTAATGAAAGTCTGTCTCCAGACTCCCCTGTACCTGACTTCTGCAAGGGTTTGAGTGAAGTATATTCTTTTGTTGCATGCCAGTCTTCATCGCCTGTATCAGAAGcttcagatttagatttttctCCATCAATATCACAGATATTTGATTTTGAGGATCGAGCAGAATCATGCCAATCTGGATCATTTGAGTTTGATCATCAATGTCTTTCCCCAGACTCTCCATTACCACAGTTTACTGTGAGTGAACCCACTTTATTTGGTATTAAATACAGATCCACATCACCTCAGTCAGTGTATTCAGAAGAGGATTTGGAGACAGATTTGTGTCTCCCTTGGCTTTTTGAAGACAGAGCAGAATCTCCTGATGCACATGCATTTATAGAGGACGCCAGACTTCGTTCACCTGACTCACCCATTCTTGAATTTACATGGCAAATACAAGAGTCTTTTATGTTACACTCTTCTGTAAGATCACTGTCTCCAGAATCAGTTTTGTCAGATTTAGAAATGGAATTGTCCTCTCTTTTAACTTGTGAGGACCGCTGCTCCTCTCCTGATTCTGATCcatcttttaatgctaatggaaaACTGTCTCCAGACTCCCCAGTACCTCATTTTTATGAGGGTTTGAGTGAAGTATATTCTTCTGTTGCATGCCAGTCTTCATCCCCTGTATCAGAAGCTTCAGATTTAGAATTTGCCCCAATGATATCACAGATATTTGATTTTGAGGATGGAACAGAGTCGCGCCATTCAGGAATATCTGATGACAGTTGTGTGTCTCCTGACTCTCCACTACCCCAGTTTACCAGTGATGTACCCACAGTAATAAATTACAGATCAATAACTCCTGATTCTGTGGATTCAAATGATGATATAGAGACATATTTTTATGGTCCCTGTTTTTTTGAGGCCAGAGCAGAATCTCCTGATTCAGCTGCAATTAATGACACCTTTAGATGTCTTTCCCCAGACTCACCTATTCCTGAATTCACATTATTTCAGTCAGTACCTTCATATGTGGACTTAAGATCCTCCTCATATGAGTCATTGGTTTCAGATATAGAAATGGATTATTCTTTATCACCAGTCTCAGAAAGCAGGCCATTCTCTCCAGAATCTGTTGAATCAGGTGAGCAATCTGCAGATTCCCCCATCCCAGATTTTGTTCCAGCATTGTTTACGGAAACAACCTTTGGTGAAAGGTCAACATCCGTTGAATCAACATGGTCAGATGatgagtacatttttatttgcatcGGATCACTTGGTAATGACCACAGAACATTTTCACCTGCTTCTGCAGATGAATCTGAGAAATTGCCTCCAGAATCACCCATACCTGATTACACATCAGCAATACATGAtcatgttgttgtaaatattggGTATCACTCACCTTCTCCTGACTCCATTGATTCAGATATTGAGTATGCTTTAGGTGAGATTTTGATCTCCAAGTATTTTGGTGTTGAAGATAGACGAGATTCTATGGAGGCAGAAGTGGAGTTCATAGAAAGGACAGAGTCAGTTGATTCCATATCAGAATATATACCAATGTCCCCCACAGCATTGATGCAACTTGAGAAAATTAAATCAGAATCGCCAGAATCAACACAATCTCTTGATGAAACCAAGAGGTTATCTCCAGACTCGCCTCTTCCTTGGTTTACACAAAATATTTTTGAGCAAGTGGAAACAAACTATGACAGTTTGTCACCTCAATCACTATTATCAGATGAAGAATGTGACTCAACATATTGTGCTTTAATTGACATGGATAAAAGAGCATCGTCACCTCAATCCGAAATATTAGATGAAGCAAGGCAGCCCCTGGCCCCTAATTCATCTATACCAGATTTTACTAAAACATTTGGGGAAAATGTTATATCCTTTGGAGTCAAATCCCCAACAGACAATTCATCTCCAAGCTCATCTGATTTTTGTCCAGAAGAAATATTATCATCTCCGAAAGCAGATGAGTCAGCCTTTTTGGAAGAACTGATCCCAAACccatttttgaatgaatttgagCACTCAGATGCTACTGAAGCGTCCACTATGAGCACAGCATCAAAAACAGAACTGCTCTCATCTGAAGAATTAGCTGTAATGGTAGCTGAGTATAATTTGGTTTACGATGCTGAGTTGTGGAAGCTGATTTCTCAAATACGTGATCCTCTGTATGCGGGAGAAACATTCAGGAGTAAAACAGGGTTCATGCAATTTGTTGGTAGCACGATAGAGTATGAGAGCGCTTTAcaagaaaatgaagaaaaggAAAGACATTTACAAGATTATACTCATGAAGGCACTTCTACAGAAAAACCTGTGGCTGTTTTAGACTCTGATTTACCTCGCCCAATAACTGAGGAGTTGCCTGCCCCATACAGAGTAAAAGAGTACACATTTGAAACACAGGCATCTGCTGATGAATGGGTGATTCTCCCTGCCCTTGAGGATGATTATACTTCCTTTTCCCCTGAATCATCCCTAGACTATACACTCATGCCACAAATATTAGGCCTAGGAGAAGAACGAGCATCATCACCAGAATCCGTGCAATCCATTAATGCCTTTAGACGACTGTCACCAGATTCCCCTATACCAGAATTTCTAACAACACTTCCAAGATGTGTCAAATACATGAGATCAACATCATCTTCACCTGAAACAGTGTCACCAGATTTAGATGTTACGCAGCATCTTCATTTTAGATCATTATCTCCAGGGATATTGTGTGAGAAAGACCAAGATGATCAATCCTTACCGAAATACAGAGTAATGTCATTTGAGCCAGACATGTGGATGGCCGAGAAAAGGGCATCATCCCCAGAATCTGCTCCTGAGTACAATGGGAACAGGTCTCTATCTCCGGACTCGCCCATTCCACATTTTACATTGTCATTGCAAGATAGCACAGCTACCTATGGGTCATTATCACCTGAGTCACAAGGTTCGGATTCAGAGTGTGAACTTATAGTGACCTCATGGAGTAACAGACCATCCTCGCCTGAATCCATATCATCTGTCACTGAGTTCAGACCCCTTCTTCCCGATTCTCCTGTACCTGAGTTTATGAGAATATTGTCCTCATATTTTATGTAA